One window of bacterium genomic DNA carries:
- a CDS encoding aldehyde dehydrogenase family protein, with translation MYKNYINGKWIEARSGETFVKTSPATQEEVGVFPYSGADDVDKAVKSAKTAFTEWSKLPIPKRGEIMKNFGDLLTKYKEELARIETQEMGKVLKETRGDVQEGVDTAYYAFGEGRRFFGETVPSELRNKVCLTFRRPIGVAGLITPWNFPAAIPCWKLIPALLAGNTIVFKPSRESPMTATRLVELLLEAGVLPTAINLVHGSGELVGEAIATHPGVGVVSFTGSVETGSRIAEIAGKGLKRVSLELGGKNAQIVMEDADLELALEGVIWGAFGTTGQRCTATSRLILHTPIHDKFVDMLVDRAKRIKIGNGLDESVEMGPLVSKRQREKVHEYVQVGKSEGATLVCGGNFYTKGECKDGWFYEPTVFTGVHPNMRIAQEEIFGPVLAVLKVKDLDEAIDVINSTKYGLSSSIYTRNVNSAMVAIERIEAGITYVNGPTIGAECHLPFGGVKNTGNGHREGGWTAYEIFTEIQTVYIDYSGKLQKAQIDTWKGE, from the coding sequence ATGTACAAAAATTATATAAATGGGAAATGGATAGAAGCCCGTAGTGGTGAGACTTTTGTTAAGACAAGCCCTGCAACCCAAGAAGAGGTTGGCGTCTTTCCCTACTCTGGGGCTGATGATGTAGATAAAGCAGTAAAGAGTGCTAAGACTGCATTCACTGAGTGGAGTAAATTACCTATTCCAAAGCGTGGTGAAATTATGAAAAATTTTGGTGATTTACTTACTAAATATAAAGAGGAACTTGCAAGGATTGAAACTCAGGAGATGGGCAAAGTGCTTAAAGAAACAAGAGGTGATGTTCAAGAGGGTGTAGATACTGCATATTATGCATTTGGTGAAGGACGGCGTTTCTTTGGTGAGACTGTGCCATCAGAGCTGCGTAATAAGGTTTGTCTCACATTTAGGAGACCTATTGGAGTAGCTGGGTTAATAACCCCATGGAACTTCCCGGCTGCCATTCCTTGCTGGAAGCTAATCCCTGCTTTACTTGCTGGAAATACTATTGTGTTTAAGCCATCGCGTGAGTCTCCTATGACTGCTACCAGGCTTGTTGAGCTGTTACTTGAGGCAGGTGTTCTACCTACAGCCATAAATCTTGTTCATGGTTCTGGTGAGCTTGTAGGTGAAGCAATTGCTACCCATCCCGGTGTAGGGGTGGTAAGTTTTACAGGGTCAGTTGAGACTGGTAGTAGGATTGCAGAAATAGCAGGTAAAGGACTAAAGCGAGTATCTTTGGAACTTGGTGGCAAGAATGCTCAAATTGTTATGGAGGATGCAGACCTTGAGCTTGCCTTAGAAGGTGTAATTTGGGGTGCATTTGGGACTACGGGACAGAGGTGCACCGCGACTTCAAGGTTGATTTTGCATACTCCTATCCATGATAAATTTGTAGATATGCTGGTAGATAGGGCAAAGCGTATAAAGATTGGGAATGGGCTTGATGAGTCTGTAGAGATGGGACCACTCGTGTCTAAACGACAGCGTGAAAAGGTGCATGAGTATGTTCAGGTTGGAAAGAGTGAGGGTGCAACCCTTGTATGCGGTGGCAATTTTTATACCAAAGGCGAATGTAAGGATGGCTGGTTCTATGAGCCAACAGTGTTTACTGGGGTGCATCCTAATATGCGGATTGCACAAGAGGAAATATTTGGCCCAGTGCTTGCAGTACTTAAAGTAAAGGATTTAGATGAAGCAATTGATGTTATAAACTCTACCAAATATGGGTTATCTTCTTCTATTTATACTCGTAATGTAAATTCTGCAATGGTCGCAATTGAGCGTATTGAGGCTGGTATAACTTATGTAAATGGACCTACAATTGGGGCAGAGTGCCACCTACCGTTTGGAGGTGTAAAGAATACTGGCAATGGACATAGAGAAGGTGGCTGGACCGCTTATGAAATATTTACTGAGATTCAAACAGTTTACATTGACTATTCAGGTAAACTACAGAAAGCTCAGATAGATACATGGAAGGGAGAATAG
- a CDS encoding TlpA disulfide reductase family protein, translating into MNKLVLAFLVVALGLPSCKREAKNEKTEKTTQSNESTERIAPDFTLDDLKGKRYTLSEQKGKVVVIDFWATWCPPCRVEIPKLISLYNKYKTQGLIILGIGFDKKEKLNKFAKSYKINYPVLIGTPDIVKTYNIQAIPTTYIIDKEGKIASQHVGFKEGMEVEIEKEIKSLL; encoded by the coding sequence ATGAATAAATTAGTGCTTGCATTTTTGGTAGTAGCTTTGGGACTGCCAAGTTGCAAAAGGGAGGCAAAGAATGAAAAGACAGAGAAGACAACACAGTCAAACGAATCTACTGAAAGGATTGCACCAGATTTCACACTTGATGACTTAAAAGGTAAGCGCTACACTCTAAGTGAGCAAAAGGGTAAAGTTGTAGTTATTGACTTCTGGGCTACATGGTGCCCACCGTGTAGGGTAGAGATACCTAAACTTATATCACTTTACAATAAATACAAAACACAAGGGCTTATTATACTTGGAATTGGATTTGATAAAAAGGAAAAGCTAAACAAGTTTGCTAAGTCATATAAGATTAATTATCCTGTGCTTATAGGCACACCCGATATCGTTAAGACATACAATATACAAGCTATACCTACAACTTATATTATTGATAAGGAAGGTAAAATTGCCTCTCAGCATGTTGGCTTCAAAGAAGGAATGGAAGTAGAAATTGAAAAAGAAATAAAGAGCCTACTTTAA